CTCTCAAAACAGCTTCTATATCGGTATTATGAATCTGATATACGGAAGAGATTATCAATATCCGGTATTTAATAACGCTAAAATTCCTGTTGCTGATCTTGAAAAATATGTAGGTGATTATACCTCAAAAGATATTAGTCTAGGATTAAAGATATTGATTAAAGATGATGCTTTATATGCTCAGGGCAACAGCCAACCGGAATTTCCACTCACTGCAGTAGAAAAAGATCAGTTCACCTTTGAAAAAGCAGGTCTAAAAATATCTTTCATGCCTGACAATAAAGAGCTTAAATTGACACAAGGCGGAAAAACCTATTTATTCAATAAGAAGATTTCTACCCAATAGTTCCTCACTGATATCACAGTGGAAAATGTAATTATTCCTGGTGGCAAAAATTCTTAGAATTTTTGAGGGGCAATTCCACCACACTACAAAATAACATCCAAAAACAAAAAATCCTTAGACAATAATCTAAGGATTTTTATATGGTAAATATTATTTTAAACTAGCATTCCGGAACATTCACCGCAATAGCCAAGCCTCCTTCAGAAGTTTCTTTAAAGCGGTCGCTCATAGAAAGAGCCGTTTCCCACATGGTTTGAATGACTTCATCCAAAGTCACTTTTGCTTTGGTAGGATCACTTTCCAATGCGATATTGGCTGCTGTGATAGCCTTCATTGCTCCCATTGTATTTCTTTCAATACATGGAATCTGCACAAGTCCTCTGATAGGATCACAAGTTAAGCCAAGGTGATGCTCCATAGCAATTTCTGCTGCCATTAAAACCTGTCCTACACTTCCACCTAAGATTTCAGTAAGTCCTGCAGCTGCCATCGCAGATGAAACCCCTATTTCAGCCTGACAACCTCCCATTGCTGCAGAGATCGTAGCATTTTTCTTAAATAGGGTTCCGATTTCTCCCGCAACTAATAAGAAACGGATAATATCATCATCACTGATAGAGTCTGTAAAAGCCTGAGAATACATCAGAACAGCCGGAATTACACCACTTGCTCCATTGGTAGGTGCTGTAATAATTCTTCCAAAGCTGGCGTTCTCTTCATTCACGGCCAATGCAAAGCAGGCAATCCATTTATTGATATTGGTAAAGTTTTCTTCGGCATCAACAACCTGCTGAAACCATTCATCTTTATTTTTATAGATTTTATCTCCTAGTAATTTTCTATTAATTCCGGCTGCTCTTCTGGTTACATTTAATCCACCGGGAAGAATACCTTCTTTATTTACACCTTTGTAAATACATTCTTTGATTTGCTGCCAGATATAAAGCGCTTCTTGTCTTGTCTCTTCCTGAGTTCTCCAGCTTTCTTCATTAATAAAAATAAGATCAGAAACCTTACTAAGTCCTAGTTTCTCACAGTATTTTGCAATATCTGAAGCTTTATGACAAGGGTATATCGTACGTACACATTGTTTTTGAATGGAATTTTTTTCCTGGCTGGCAATAAAACCGCCGCCTACAGAATAGAAATCCTGAACAAGCTCTGTTCCATCTTCAAAAACCGCTCTGAAGATCATTCCATTCGGATGGAAATCAAGAGATTTCTTCATATTAAGAATCAAATGATGCCCATAAATAAACGGAATTACCTTCTCACCACCCAGAGTAATGGTTTGAGTACTTTTTATATAATCTATTTTCTGGTCAATTTTTGTAGTATCAATCGTTTTATAATCTTCACCGTTCAGACCCAGCATTCCTGCGATATCTGTTCCGTGGCCGATTCCCGTTTTGGCCAATGAGCCAAAAAATTCAAGAAAAACTTCTTTAACTTCTTCTATTGATCTTTCTCTTTTTATAATTCTGATAAATGCAGATGCAGCATTCCATGGCCCCATCGTATGCGAACTGGACGGGCCTATCCCTACTTTAATAATCTCAAAAACCGATATTGATTCCATAAATGATTCTTCATTTTCCTCAAAGCAAAGATACAGGATAAATCTTATAATAAGCATAGTAAAATCTCACAATTAATAGCCCTTCATCATGAATATAATAAATGGTTAACCTGTATTTTTGTAAATTAGCCAATATCTTTTATCTGTTTCATCTCCATAACCAAATTCCCTTTAAATTATTTTGAATGGAAACATTAATTAAGAGCATTACACAGCATGTTCCGCTTACTCCGGAAGAGATTTCCCTTTGTAAGAGTTACTGGACAGAGAGAACGTTGGAAAAAGGGGATTTCCTTTTAAGAAACGGAGAAATCTGCCGACACGACAGCTATATTGTTTCAGGCATTTTAAAGGCTTTTTGCATCAATACTGAAAATGGAAATGAAGAGATACTCTTTTTAGCTATTGACCATTGGTGGGCTACCGATATCTCCAGTTTTTCTAAACAGAAAGCATCTATTTATAATATACAGGCTATTGAAAAGACAACTCTTCTGCAGATCAATCAGTCCTCCTTTCAAAAAATGCTGGAAAAAATTCCCTCTTTGGAAAAATACTTCAGAATCATTTTAGAAGGTTACTTAGGAACTCTTGAGAAGAGAATTGTTTTTAACCACATGCTTAAGGCGGAACAGAGATATTATGATTTTCTGGAAACCTATCCGGATATCGCCTCCAGAGTTCCACAATATTTAATAGCATCCTATTTAGGAGTATCTGCGGAATTTATAAGCAGGATCAGGAAAAAAAATAAATCCTCTTGAACTAGATCAATTTTTCTCTAATGATTAATCAGGAATTTTGTTGTTATAAAATCATAACAAATGAAAATACTGATTATCAATGCTAGCGTAAGAAGCGAAAAATCTTACAGCAGAAAACTAACCCAGCTTTTTGTTGAAAACCGGAAAACCAAATATCCTTCCGATATATTCACTTACAGGGAAACTGGAATTGACACCATCCCCAATATTGATGAACATTGGATTGCCGGAGCCTTTAAAAAACCATCAGACAGAACAGAAGAAAACAGAAAAGCTTTACAACTAAGTGATGAACTGGTAAAGGAGCTTAAAGAACATGATATGTATGTTATTGGCGCCCCAATGTACAATTGGTCTATTCCTGGAGGATTAAAAGCCTATATTGATCAGGTCATGAGAATTAATGAAACCTGGAAATTCAGATCCGGCATTCCTGATGGTGATTATGTAGGGCTTCTTGAAAACAAAAAAGCATTTATATTATCAAGTCGTGGCGACACCGGATATGGCGAAAATGAAAAAAACGGACATATTAATTTTCAGACGACTTATCTAAAACATATCTTAGGAATCATGGGAGTTACAGATACGACTGTCTTTTCACTGGATAACGAAGAATTTGGTGGTGAGATCTTTGAAAACTCAAAAAATGAGATCTTCAATACAATTCATTCTATCACATAATATGATATTTTTCAATTAGAGCCTTCTGAAAAGGCTCTATTTTTTATTCATCAATTAAAGCGCTCCTGATGTTGGGAAAGATCAAGTCCCATATTTTCAGATTCCTCCGAAACTCTTAATGTAATGATCGCATTGGTAAGTTTATACAACAACAAAGATCCTAGAAAAGTAAACGCAGACACCAGAAATAATGCAGCCAAATGATGAAGGAATACCTCAACGCCACCATGAAGAAGACTTGCTTTTTCACCATGAGCAAAAATGGCCGTCAAAATCATACCCATAATCCCTCCTACTCCATGGCAGGCAAAAACAT
This is a stretch of genomic DNA from Chryseobacterium tructae. It encodes these proteins:
- a CDS encoding L-serine ammonia-lyase, whose translation is MESISVFEIIKVGIGPSSSHTMGPWNAASAFIRIIKRERSIEEVKEVFLEFFGSLAKTGIGHGTDIAGMLGLNGEDYKTIDTTKIDQKIDYIKSTQTITLGGEKVIPFIYGHHLILNMKKSLDFHPNGMIFRAVFEDGTELVQDFYSVGGGFIASQEKNSIQKQCVRTIYPCHKASDIAKYCEKLGLSKVSDLIFINEESWRTQEETRQEALYIWQQIKECIYKGVNKEGILPGGLNVTRRAAGINRKLLGDKIYKNKDEWFQQVVDAEENFTNINKWIACFALAVNEENASFGRIITAPTNGASGVIPAVLMYSQAFTDSISDDDIIRFLLVAGEIGTLFKKNATISAAMGGCQAEIGVSSAMAAAGLTEILGGSVGQVLMAAEIAMEHHLGLTCDPIRGLVQIPCIERNTMGAMKAITAANIALESDPTKAKVTLDEVIQTMWETALSMSDRFKETSEGGLAIAVNVPEC
- a CDS encoding Crp/Fnr family transcriptional regulator yields the protein METLIKSITQHVPLTPEEISLCKSYWTERTLEKGDFLLRNGEICRHDSYIVSGILKAFCINTENGNEEILFLAIDHWWATDISSFSKQKASIYNIQAIEKTTLLQINQSSFQKMLEKIPSLEKYFRIILEGYLGTLEKRIVFNHMLKAEQRYYDFLETYPDIASRVPQYLIASYLGVSAEFISRIRKKNKSS
- a CDS encoding FMN-dependent NADH-azoreductase — encoded protein: MKILIINASVRSEKSYSRKLTQLFVENRKTKYPSDIFTYRETGIDTIPNIDEHWIAGAFKKPSDRTEENRKALQLSDELVKELKEHDMYVIGAPMYNWSIPGGLKAYIDQVMRINETWKFRSGIPDGDYVGLLENKKAFILSSRGDTGYGENEKNGHINFQTTYLKHILGIMGVTDTTVFSLDNEEFGGEIFENSKNEIFNTIHSIT